The following coding sequences are from one Lolium rigidum isolate FL_2022 chromosome 6, APGP_CSIRO_Lrig_0.1, whole genome shotgun sequence window:
- the LOC124666482 gene encoding uncharacterized protein LOC124666482, whose amino-acid sequence MAAVSAKSVALLAAVLLVLVASAAATARTVEREEVVSLGSLAPSLAPAPAPTMLSAAGALVPSSWAVAALVSLLAFLAH is encoded by the coding sequence ATGGCCGCCGTCTCCGCCAAGTCCGTCGCCCTCCTCGCGGCGGTGCTCCTCGTTCTCGTCGCGTCGGCCGCGGCCACCGCAAGGACCGTGGAGCGGGAAGAGGTGGTTTCCCTCGGCAGCCTCGCGCCATCACTcgccccggcgccggcgccgacgatGCTCAGCGCGGCGGGCGCCCTCGTCCCCAGCTCATGGGCCGTGGCCGCCCTCGTCTCGCTCCTCGCCTTCCTCGCCCACTGA
- the LOC124663128 gene encoding potassium channel KAT3-like, translated as MQLKELWPIETLQPRVHEHYGNGRATHWPRTQSAIDKSTNPYRGTRDIRRFQPVANVYRDKTKERGAGFNGCNVPDDLLPSLGATAAQHQSTPSRLRKYLVWPYDPRYKVWETFLILLVVYSAWICPLEFAFMRYLPRAPFVVDDVVNAFFAVDIVLTFFVPFVDKKTYLVVDDPKKIALRYLSTWFIFDVCSTVPFHSINHLFHKHGLGFRFLNVLRLWRLRRVSSLFARLEKDIRFNYAVIRCTKLISVTLFAVHCAGCINYLIADRYPNPARTWIGAVMPDFREDGLWDRYVTCLYWSITTMTTTGYGDLHAQNAREMLFGISYMLFNLWLTAYLIGNMTNLVVHSTGRTRDFRDMIQAASDFSARNQLPRQIEDQMLNHICLRFKAEGLKQQETLDILPRAMRSSISLCLFYPVVHGAYLFKGVSSGFIQQLVTEMVAEYFAPKEDIMLQNEYPSDLHLLVTGEVDIVAFLDGTERVCGKTTEGGLLGEIGVLCNKPQTFTFRTTKLSQVLRISRPKLMDIIQENAEDGEIIRINLQQLQLWRHVYYVSEFLPGKQMHVEQI; from the exons ATGCAACTGAAAGAATTATGGCCAATCGAAACCCTGCAGCCCCGTGTGCACGAGCACTACGGTAATGGCCGCGCCACCCATTGGCCGAGGACGCAATCTGCGATCGACAAGTCCACGAACCCGTACAGAGGGACACGAGACATCCGGCGATTCCAGCCCGTCGCAAATGTCTACCGTGACAAGACCAAAG AAAGAGGCGCCGGGTTCAATGGCTGCAACGTCCCCGACGATCTCCTGCCGTCGCTCGGCGCCACCGCCGCCCAGCACCAGAGTACCCCGAGCAGGCTCAGGAAGTACCTCGTCTGGCCTTACGATCCTCGATACAA GGTATGGGAGACGTTCCTGATCCTTCTTGTGGTGTACTCGGCGTGGATATGCCCACTGGAGTTCGCGTTCATGAGGTACCTTCCTCGGGCGCCTTTTGTCGTGGACGACGTCGTCAACGCCTTCTTCGCCGTCGACATCGTCCTCACTTTCTTCGTGCCATTCGTCGACAAGAAGACttacctcgtcgtcgacgatccgAAGAAAATCGCGCTCAG GTATCTGTCGACTTGGTTCATCTTCGACGTGTGCTCCACTGTTCCCTTCCACTCCATCAACCACCTCTTCCACAAGCACGGCCTCGGCTTCAGGTTCCTCAATGTTCTTCGCCTATGGCGGTTGCGCAGAGTCAGTTCCCTATTTGCAAG GCTTGAAAAGGACATCCGCTTCAACTACGCCGTGATACGCTGCACGAAGCTCATCTCA GTCACCCTGTTCGCGGTGCACTGCGCGGGCTGCATCAACTACCTGATCGCCGACAGGTACCCGAACCCTGCGAGGACCTGGATCGGCGCCGTCATGCCGGACTTCAGGGAGGACGGGCTGTGGGACCGCTACGTCACCTGCCTCTACTGGTCcatcaccaccatgaccaccaccGGCTACGGCGACCTGCACGCACAGAACGCCAGGGAGATGCTCTTCGGCATCTCCTACATGCTCTTTAACCTCTGGCTCACTGCCTACCTCATCGGCAACATGACCAACCTCGTCGTCCACAGCACCGGCCGAACTAGAGACTTT AGGGACATGATTCAGGCAGCTTCGGACTTCTCCGCAAGGAACCAGCTGCCGCGGCAGATAGAGGACCAGATGCTCAACCACATATGCCTAAGGTTCAAGGCAGAGGGGCTCAAGCAGCAGGAGACGCTAGACATACTACCCAGGGCGATGCGATCGAGCATTTCTCTCTGTCTCTTCTACCCGGTGGTTCATGGAGCTTACCTGTTCAAGGGAGTCTCCTCAGGTTTCATCCAGCAACTG GTGACTGAGATGGTAGccgagtactttgccccaaaggAGGACATCATGTTGCAGAACGAGTACCCATCGGACCTGCACCTTCTTGTCACCGGAGAAGTC GATATTGTGGCGTTCCTCGATGGAACAGAGCGG GTCTGTGGAAAAACAACTGAGGGTGGACTGCTCGGGGAGATCGGAGTACTGTGCAACAAGCCGCAGACGTTCACTTTCCGGACGACGAAACTATCTCAGGTTCTAAGGATCAGTAGGCCCAAGCTGATGGATATCATCCAAGAAAACGCAGAAGATGGTGAAATCATCAGAATCAACCTTCAACAA TTACAGCTCTGGCGGCATGTGTATTATGTTTCTGAATTCCTTCCAGGCAAGCAGATGCATGTGGAACAGATCTAA